From the genome of Patescibacteria group bacterium:
GAGATGTTAATGGCTTTGATGTTGAAATCGTTCCGTGGTCTACAAAAAGAATTAATTTTTATGGAGCGGAAAACTCCAGTAAAGTTGTTTGGCCGCCATACACTACTGACTATTCACAAGGATGCTGGCACAATGTCGTTGTAGTTAAAGATGGCATTAATTATAGTGTTTATGTTGATGATACTTTGCGTGGGACGGTGGCCTCAACGGTTGGGGCGATAAACATGGATAATTCATATAACGTTGAATTCGGTTTATGTAGAGTAGCTAATGTTCGCGGCGGATATTATAATGGCAAGCTCGATGAAGTGAGGTTCTATAACAGAGCGTTATCGGTTGCTGAAATTGGGCAATTATATTATCCGATTGTTAATAATTACATTAATATCACTTCACTTCCTGACATGAACAATAACGGTTATCCGGAAATCGTTGGTCTGGCTCAGGAAAAAAGTACTGGCAATCCGATTGTCGTTATCTTTGATGGTAACACTAGCGAGCAGTTGAAAAAAATTACGTTCTTTAATGCCCAGTGGACGCCGAAAAAGGTTACCGTCTCTGATATTAATAACGACGGCTTACAGGAAATATCGGTTTTGGCTTCCAAGACTGACAGTACAAAAGTAGAATTCCGAAAAATAAGCGACGGTTCTTTGGTCCGAACAATTATTCTGCCCTAGGCGGGAAAAATAATTTCACAATCAACGAGCGAGGCACATCAGCCTCGCTTTTTTCTTTGGCACCACAATTATTTATGGAAATAAAAAATCAGGATATTGTCCCGATTTAAGTGAGTGCGATGTAAAAGTTTCGAATATGGATTGATTATTTCGTGAACCAAAAACAGCCGCAGGCGTAATTTTCCTTGTCGGAATCTTCTTTGGTCGCGGAAAAGTTCGGCTCGCGATTGTTTGCGGAGGGAATCAAGGTAAAATTGTTTAATTTTAAATCTTTAAAAGCGTCAATGATCATTTGGTAAGAATAAATCCGATGGGCGTTGAACATTAATTTCGGTTGGCCGATCGGTACGGCAAAAAGAAAATTTCCTCCGGGTGCCAAAACTCTGGTTAATTCGGCCATCGCTTTCAAGTCTCCGATCGGGTCGATCGGGTCGCCATAGCGCCCCAACCCGACATGCTCAATGGTGTGCATGCAGGAAAGCGATTTGACGCTATTATCAGGGAAGGGGAGTTTTAATAAATCGGCGTGATTGCATTCCAGCCCGGATAATTTAAGATTGGCAGGGCGATAATCGAAGAATTTTACCGGCAAAAAAGCAGAGACAAGCGAGCAGAACGTTAATGACGAGGAGATGTCGACATGAAATTCCGGCTTGGTTTGAGCCAAAATTCTCGCCGCCCAGGCCGGATGATAAATATAATGCGCGTCAAAGTTAGTCGTCGCGGTAGCTTCTCCGAGGCAAGGAAAACGATTGGACCATCTAAGAGGAAACCTGGCATCATTATTTTTTTTAAAAGAAAGAAAGTCAATGATAAAAGAAAAATATGATTTTGCCCAAAATATTTTTTTTCTGATCAGGCGAAAATTTTGGCGCAGTAATCGTGACTTTTTAAGTTGTTTGGGAATATTCATATTGAATTGATTTTCTGTTAATTTTTATTATGGAAGGCGGAATAGATGTTCAGCCACTCGGCGAAAGATAATTCTTGTTTATCGCCGGAATTTTCCTGATCGTAAAAATAATGGCGGCGTTCGCGCAGGCGGGCGTATTTATGCCAGTAAAGATCCAGGTCGTCGGCATCGACGATGCAGAAATGATCGGCCAGGGTTTGATAGGAATCCTCGCGAGTCCAAATGGGCGGTCGGCCGATCGCTGTCAAAAAATGGGCGGTAAATTTTTTTTCGCATAAAGGGAATTCGCCTTCTTTGATCGCCTCTCTTTTTCCGGCGGCAACTTTGGCGTTTTCGGCCGCTAAAGCGGCGGCGTATTCCGGAGTTTCCAGCGGGATATTCCAGTAAATAAGCATATCGTCGATCTGCCCGAAAACCAGCATATCGGAAATCTCGTGCAGCCGGTTGCGGAAAGTATCCAGGCTGATGCCGATAATTCTTTCTTTTTGCCCGTAACCGGGCGGAATGGGAAAAGATTTTTGCAGGTTGATGAAATATTCCAGACAGGAAGGGCTGTAAAATCGCTGATCGGTCCGGGTTTTCAGGGCATATTCCGCGCCCATCTCTTTGGCTCTTTTCATGCCGGCAGAAGATAAAATTATCTGGTAGTTGACGTTTCCTATCCCGCCATAAGCCGGTTTTTTGTTGATGATTATTTCCACGCCGAGTTTTTTTATTTGATCAAGATCTTCCGGATTTTCACCTTCTTGAGTGGAAAGAATAAAGATGGCGGCGGGAAAATTGCGGCGATAGATTTTCAGGGTTTCCCGGGTGAAATTTTTTTCCGCGAGGATCCGCCCCTGCATCACGATGGCGCAAGGCGGCAGAACGGAAAAAATTACCGGGTTCATTTTTACTTTTTCCGCGCTGATCGGGCGCAGCTGGTAAGTAAATAAAAAGCCGGATAGCTTCTCGGCTTGATAAATAATTTTTTTCCCCAGCTCCAGCAGATATTTTTTTATTGGCATAGCTTAGCAGTTTGGTTTTTTAAAATTTCATCCCACTTTTTATTTAGTTTTTCGTAAACTTCCCGGGCGTAGTGGTAGGGGAATTCGTCTTCTTTTTCCTTGGCGGAGATTTCCGTCTCTTCCAAATAAATATTTTTTATAAAAGGCTGATCGGCGGCGATTTTTTCCATTGTTTCCAAAATGGCGGCGCCGCGGGCGCGGTATTCCGGCCGCCGGTCAAAAAAGCAAGGATAATGGAGAAAAAAAACATTTTTTTCCGGATAGCGGCCGGCAAACCAGGCGAAAAAAGCGCGGTAATATTCTTCCAACAATTCCAAAGGCAAAGCGCCCTCGATTTTAAAATTATTTTTAAATTCTTCATTAATATCGAGATCGCCGAAGTGGCAGCAGAACGACCAGCCGCCCGCCAGGCTGGTAAATTTTTTGTCGGTCAATTCGGCGAAGGAATCCATCGCCAAGTATTTGATATTTTTGATCGCGAGCCAGGGCAGCTTTTCCTGCTGTTTCAGGTGTTCATAGATCGCCGGATCGCGGAAATATTTTTTGGCCAGGCGGCTTTGGGGGCGCGGTTTTCCCGCCAGCCATTCCAAAAAAAGATCAACCCGGACTTTTTGCTGATTGATGGCGATTATTTTTTCGCCGTTTTTCCGCCGCAGCCGCAGCAGGTCGTTTCCCAGGCAGGCATTGCGGCCAAGCACGGCGCGGTCTTTAACCAATGGCAAAACCAGCGCCATTTTTTTGGCGGCAGAGACGATCATCGGCGCCAGCCGTATTTTAAGAAACTTTTTTATTGCCGCCATCTTGCCTATTTTTATTGTCCAGGTAACTCAAATATTGGTTAAGATCCTCCGGCGTCCCCAGGCCGTGCATTTGTTCCGCGCTGATATTATAGATGCCGACATTATCGTCAGCCAAGATCATCTCGTTATAAACGGGGCAGACGTAGAATTCGTTATTGGTGCGAATATTTTTTTTGATCATCGCCTGCGCCCCGTCCACGAATTTTTTTCCGCTCTTGAAATAATAAATGCCCACGGTCGCGTTATTGGAAATCAAGCGTTTTTCCGCGGTTTCAATCACCTTGCCGTTTTTATCCGTCCGGGCGTAGCTCCATTTGGGGTGGGCGCAGGAGAAGGTCATGATCAAGCCGTCGATTCCGGGTTTTCGGCCCTTGGCGATAAAATCATTGATGTCGATCTCGATGAATTGGTCGGCATTGGCGATCAGCAAATCATCGACGTCGTTATTGATAAGCCGGCTGGCCAATAAGACCGCGCAGGCCGCTCCGCCGTGGTCGCCATCAACTTGGACTATTTCGAATTTATTTTTGGAAGCGTTTTGCAAAATATGATAAAGATCGTATTTTTCGCAATGCTCTTTTTGGCAGATGAAAATAAATTTGTGTTCGCATTTCGGGCGAAGATTATCGACC
Proteins encoded in this window:
- a CDS encoding DUF268 domain-containing protein, which produces MNIPKQLKKSRLLRQNFRLIRKKIFWAKSYFSFIIDFLSFKKNNDARFPLRWSNRFPCLGEATATTNFDAHYIYHPAWAARILAQTKPEFHVDISSSLTFCSLVSAFLPVKFFDYRPANLKLSGLECNHADLLKLPFPDNSVKSLSCMHTIEHVGLGRYGDPIDPIGDLKAMAELTRVLAPGGNFLFAVPIGQPKLMFNAHRIYSYQMIIDAFKDLKLNNFTLIPSANNREPNFSATKEDSDKENYACGCFWFTK
- a CDS encoding WavE lipopolysaccharide synthesis family protein yields the protein MPIKKYLLELGKKIIYQAEKLSGFLFTYQLRPISAEKVKMNPVIFSVLPPCAIVMQGRILAEKNFTRETLKIYRRNFPAAIFILSTQEGENPEDLDQIKKLGVEIIINKKPAYGGIGNVNYQIILSSAGMKRAKEMGAEYALKTRTDQRFYSPSCLEYFINLQKSFPIPPGYGQKERIIGISLDTFRNRLHEISDMLVFGQIDDMLIYWNIPLETPEYAAALAAENAKVAAGKREAIKEGEFPLCEKKFTAHFLTAIGRPPIWTREDSYQTLADHFCIVDADDLDLYWHKYARLRERRHYFYDQENSGDKQELSFAEWLNIYSAFHNKN
- a CDS encoding glycosyltransferase family 2 protein, which produces MLNIVIPMAGRGSRFQAAGYTFPKPLIDIKGKTMIEVAVDNLRPKCEHKFIFICQKEHCEKYDLYHILQNASKNKFEIVQVDGDHGGAACAVLLASRLINNDVDDLLIANADQFIEIDINDFIAKGRKPGIDGLIMTFSCAHPKWSYARTDKNGKVIETAEKRLISNNATVGIYYFKSGKKFVDGAQAMIKKNIRTNNEFYVCPVYNEMILADDNVGIYNISAEQMHGLGTPEDLNQYLSYLDNKNRQDGGNKKVS